The genomic interval GTTCTCTTAAAAGCTGACTTTAAATCAAACTAAaaggtaaatggactgtacttaggTCCTTTTCTAGTCATTTTGACTACTCAGCGTGCTTTACAccacgtcacattcacccattcatgcacacacatatagcACTTTTGCTTCTTTATACGTAGTTCTTTACTCTATCACACATTCACAACCCAATAGACAGATcaggaggcaacatggggttcagtgtcttgcccgaGGACACTTTAGGGAATCCACCAACTTTCAGGTTGGTAGACGActactcttcctcctgagctacagctgcccctAAACTAAAAACTAATACAACATATAGCACAAATACTACAGTTcatttaatgtattaaaaaaaaggagagagaaaaacaatgaGAAGTGAGCACTAGGTGGCAGCATTATGAAAACAAGAGTTAGTTTTAGTAACTTTCAATCTCAGGATTTTTTCCTACAACTTCCACAACAATGACTACTCACTTAAGTCCCACTGATAATTTAACCAGAgaagctttattaaagcaatCCAGTGTCATACAGCGCAGAAATATCTATGAGACAGTACCTGTACTTGAATGACAGCACATCTCCAAAGAGATCTTTGTTAAATATCTGATAACTGGTGGTGACATGAGTGCATTTTGACTCTTCTCTGTCTCTACAGTATCTAACCGCTACCCCTCCATCTATAAAGACGTCCATCTTCAAGTATTTCCAACACAGATGAGTCTTTCCTGCTCCAACTCTTTCAGCTACTGGATCACTTCTTCTCATAGTAGAACCATTTATCAActgcaaatgaaaaaacatttaaattagtcTCTCATTATgccaatgttttcttttttttgtttgtttttagtagGAATACAAAATCCTGGACATATTTGGGAAGAACATTTATGAAACACAACCTGATGAGGGGATCAGCTCTTCTTTTCCACAAGGACATGTCTTAAAGCAGAGAGAAATGTCAGCTGGGGACATCTTGTTATGAAATGAATGGTGTGCTGTGAAATAAGGTGTATAACATCTTACCTCACCAACTGCAGCTTTGGCCTCATCTGCTGAGCAGCAGTAAGGACTTTCACCAGATGAGACACaagtgtttttgctgttttgtttcagaaatTTACATTAGATGCAGTTATAGTAGAAAATAATGAATGGGAATATATATTTGATCCAAATATGAATGAGTTTTAGctgaacaaaggaaaaaagtcaGTTGCTGCATTTACCAGTTGAGCTCCCCAGCATTAGTCTTTTGGGAAATGAGGGCCTTCCAGAAGTTGTGTGTGCTTCGAATTACTTCAATGGCAAAGTcctgaaatataaaatagtAAATGTCAGGTCAGCTGGTTGTAAGGGAAAACTCTGGTTAAGACCttaagattaatttaaataaattcttaacAACTAGAATAAATGAGGTGTGTGAAGAGGGGACCTTGTCTTTGAACTCCTCGTTGAAAGCAAAGCAGTTTTCTGGTTTCCCATCTGGAACTTTGTACCTCCTGAACCAGTCCACTGTGGCTTCTAGGTAACCGGGTTTCAGGCGCTGGACATCACTGATGTCTGTAAAATCACAGGAACAGCAAAACAAGTATATGATGTCACTGATGCAGCAATGTCAATACACCCAACGAGAATAAACTGAGATGCTTACTGTTAAATCCACTGGCTTCAGGGTCCTCTACGTTGATTGCAATCACTTTCCAATCAGTCTCACCCTCATCAATCATGGCCAGGATCCCAAGTATCTTCACTCTGATTACCTCCCCACGAGAGCACACCTAGAGACATCATTTCAGTTTGTCTCATTTATCAATGATGAGTGCTCACAAAAAAGCTTCAACCACAACATCCACTGTTTATGCTGATGCACAGAAATGTGCATAAACAATAACACCATGTATAAATATGAAACAGGAGTTCTGTACCTTACTGCCGATTTCACAGACATCGATGGGATCATTGTCGCCACAGCAGCCAGTGTCTCCATCTTTATGTGCTGGATCTTCCCACgtcttaaaaagagaaaaagaaaattggtgTATTGTTAAAGTCTAATACACTCAAGTCTAATACACTCAATAATACAAGCTTTAGGACGTCATATGGGTGTCAAATAACTTTCACAGAAAATACTGACCTGAGGAATTGCTCCATAGTTCCAGATGTAGCCTTTATGTGGGAAAACATTGGCAACAAACCGCAGCTTGCCCTTTTTCACATCCTGCTTTATTGGATTCAGGATGTCTTTTGTAGCAATCTAAAATACCAATTTGCGGTACTGTTACTATTCAACATGATTACATTCACAGTATTAAACACATTAGATTAAACAAGTCTCAAAGTATCCACTTGCCACTGTTCTCTAAAAGACAGAGAACCATGGGAAAAGATagagaaaaactattttaaagacTTTATACCAATAAAAGCAGCAATACCACAGTGTTAACATTCAGCACTGCAAGTAAGAGTCACACATTTAAATTTCTTACTCAGtaaatctgaaaatatttgcattaaaacacattttgcgtAGAATAAGCAAAATACTAAAATTAAGAATCCAAATGCAGCAGTCATGATGCCTGTAGTGCCACCTTCATCACCTCCAGCTGGACCACCACAGACTCCATGGCCCCTCCCAACATTAACAGCTCAACACAGTTTAGCTCACAGCACAAAGATGCTGAAAGTTCAGCCTAAaactaattcttttttttatattttcatttgctCTAGGAGCTCCAAACTGCAACAACTTAGTTGCATGTTGCAACCACTTCAGGAGACAGTGAAACAACAAGGTACACCAGTGATACTTAGGAATACATGCCTAGTTAAAATGAGCCCATCTCACATGAAAACGTGGTCATCATCTACCTTTCTGTTCAGCAACCAGCTGAACAGACCTTGGACCTGTGACACAACAGCCCTAACTTAGTACAGAGGATAAAATGTGAAACCAGGTGGCCGAAATCTCCATCTAGCTCGAGACTGTCACACAGTTTATCAGATAAATACATTGCAAAGAGAGGAATAATGTGGATTATATGTGCCACTATTACTGGGGTCCATAATTTCTGGGGATAACTAGCTTGCAGAGTTGACCACAAGCTTGCTTAGACTATGTAGAAAACAGATGCACCAAACTGCAGAAGATCTGACTGCATCTGAAACACAGAAATTAACTCAAGTCTGCAGaagaaactaaaataagaaCAACAGTTATACTAGGTTGTAAAGCAAGAGCTGCTATTAACTACgtcacatttaattattttgaataTATTACTCATTTGTATGTATATTTCCACATAAATTTAttcctgtttacatttttttatctttcaaaggcttttttattaatattgtaCTTCTATCATTACAATAACTAGTTTTCAACATGAGTAGGTTTGGGTTGTGTATGAGCTTCATTCCCTAATGGTCCCCACCGGAGTTGCTAGTCGCCACGCTAGTTAACAGGTATCTCCAGGCTTAACTAGATAAAGCATTTAGTATTGTAGACTCTTGTTTCTGCTCAATGCTGGTGCTCATTATCTGGGTCATAATGTGAAAAATGCTAAATAGACTTTGGTAAACATAACTTGAATATGCTTAGGTCCAATCCAAATCCTGATGGTAGATGGTTAACGATAGTCTCACCTCCATCTTTGCATTTGTCCATCTTGGTACCTCAACAACCATGTGGAAGATGTTCTGTTAGTGAGAGAAATTAGGAAAAGACACACTGAAGTTGCAccaaactgacatttttcctaACATATGCAGGATTAACTGttcaaaaaatattcttttgcAATCATGGCAGATATCGACCTAGCACTGAGAAAACAAAGAGTAAAGGTCACCTCTTCTCTAACAGATTCTAACTTTGCAGTTTTATCTGTATCAGATCTCTTATCATGTAATTTAGATATTACAGCTATAAAACTGCATTTGACAGCACTACAAGTTGGACTTAACTATTGGTTAGATTTAGAGgatgcaaacacataaatatattttattaggCAAAAACAACTTCCTTACCTGACTCTCGTCAGCATATAATGGTATGTCATGGAATGGTGAGATGTACTTTCCTTCAGCATTTCCTgttgaataattaattaaatgcaatATCAGTATGAttaaattttatgtattttgctCTCTATACTATCAGTTCTGGTAAATATGTATTTCACAGTTTAATAATCAGAAAGAATAGTGCACATCACAGAAGAGGGAGTGCGAGTTTTACCTTAGATCACCCTCAATAAAAAAGGCTTTTGTCCTATATGTTGCAACCGGAATACCCAGTCTGCACCCAAGTTTCGTTTTGATGGTGAAGGCTATTTATAAAACGAACATTTCTGGCAAATCTGTACATTTAATCCCTTATAATTACATGTTCTGACTGGCGCTATAAATTCTAAGTGACCAACAACATTAAATAAAGAACGTTTTCATAAAATTTCATAAATACTTTGTTGCACAGGTCAACTCATCAATGGTTTTATTAGAGTCCAAGAGGGCGTTGCCTCACAACTCAAGGTATCTAGATGACGTCTTGAACAGCCTTGACAGAATTCCAGAGACAATTAACCAATTTTCCTAAGCAAAATTAATTTAAGGACTTAGAAAAAACCCGTCAGATTTACACGAATTTGGTGTGACGCGGCGAAATAGGAAGACGTGGTTAGTGCAACTTAGAAAGACTCAAATGAAGCTTTAGTATTAAGAAATGTACGGATTCACTTTTTTAACACTAAGTTGGAGTATAAATATCAAAGTTGTAATAATGAAGTAAACCAGCAAGTataaatcaattattattacGTTAGTGACACGTGGGAGGTTGAGACTGACCTGTACTCGAGAACACTCAACcaaaatcaaaatttaaattCCTCTTGTTTACTACTTACTGAAGAACAAACGGTAGCTCAGGGAATTAGGGTTCCCCCTCTCTTCGACTGTGAAGCTCATGCTTAAATGCGGGATTCTGATGCAGTTTGGTTCGGAAAATGAGGATGACGACGGAAGCAAACGCCTGCACCGGGCTCGTAGTCCCAGAAGCCGCAGCGCATGCGCAAATCGTCAGTGATGCCTTCATGTGCTATCGGAAACATCGAACTTGTAATGTGGAAATGGAGATGCAATTAAATATATACTCCGCGTTCAGTATAAGGAGTCCACtcagatattttattaatatctaAAATAGTATGGTATAAATAGACACAATGAActgaaatatattatttatatgtatatatatggtCAAGAACAGAATTTAGCCTCCAATGACAGTGTTTTGTGTAATATTTCAGTATAAGTGTGTGACTTCTTTTGGTCTGACAAAAAGATGGCTTCAAACATTATCTGCTATTCTCAATACAGTAGATACTCTCATTACTAATTTACATTTAGGTAGAAAATTACAGCATGTACAATTTGCCCCTAAACTAACTAGATTTATAGTGTAtggttgtttattatttattgtcacAGGTCGGAAAATAAATCAACCATCAGAGAGCAACCATGGAATTGCTGTTAAGGATTTTGAAGGTTTCCAGCAGACAGGCTTGCCAGATTCTACACCAGCCATAGTCACACCATCAAAATTTCTTCAGTGACCTTTTTAATGTATCCGTTTCATAAGTGGCttgttaatttaaattatataaaataataatgatgaattGGGATGCTTTGGAGTATGTCAGAACTACTTCCAAATGACTTTGTGTGTAACCTTTCATGATCAAACAACAGCTATAGCTGCATATGTTACAAGGAAAAGATTGCCGATGTTTGTGTAAGCCATGGGCTGCATGACATGTGATGGCTCGCCTctcagcaagaaggttccttgTTTGAATCCTTCAGTTTGGCATTACATGTTCCTCAGTGCACGTGTGAGACCTTTCAGTGTAGGAGTTAGGTtaactgattattttaaatctgcCCTCAGAAAGACTGAAAATTCATATGGCTGTTTGTCTTGTGTTAGCTCTGTGTGCACTagtaacctgtccagggtacATCTGGAAACAGGTAATGGATGATTGCGACTAACATTTTTAGTTTTCCTTTAGTAAGTTTTAGCTGTTTGGTACCATTCTGAAGACTTTGTAATCTTTGTAGTTTTAACTTTATAATCTTTCAAGATTGTTTTACCTTAAAGATCTCAAATCAGTTGCTCATAATTGGTTTTGTAAGACTCCAATTATAATATATTGTCCTGATCTGGTCATAAGCCTATGGGTTTTAGCCTTTAAAAAGTGTGAGGAGATCTAAAAATCTTTGAATGCAACTTCAATTTGGACTTGATTTGACAACCTCCTTTGGAAACAAAAATGATATATTTCTTATGTATTTCTGCAATTAACTGTTATTGTGATAGGTCAAATATATAGTAGGCCTCATTGGGATCGTTATTATTACAGTATTTATTGCTACGCCTTCCAAATTACAGTTTTCTTGTTCAGTTTTCAAGTTGACTTAAGCAGGCGtctgttctgtttattttctatcagaatgcaatatttacaaaggaaaaTGTAAATCAAATCTACTCAATGTATCAAAAGTAGACCGGCACGTTTAGTGACGCTTCACTCTGACTTCATATCCGCCCGCAGCTTTTCGTGCTTCCTGCCTTGCTGAGGGAGGGGACGGCGCTGACGGCTGGTAGGACGAAAGGAGAGACAAGAAAGCGTTTGGGAAGCGATAAAAGAGTGGGGAACGGCCCGGGTTTCCACCGTCCGTCGGGATATAAACACCCCAATTTTCTGTAGCTGCTGGATTTGCCATCCAATCGGCGCCGAAAATGTCGACCAGTCGTCAGCTTAGCGAGAGCAGGGCCATCCCGACCAGGACGGTGTTGATCAACGACACAACGCAGCTACCTCATGACTACTGTACCACCCCTGGAGGCACTTTATTCTCTACCACTCCTGGAGGTGAGACATCGCCTTTGTCACGtatgtgatgaaaaataaatttaaaaaagctgaGCACACTCAgctttttgtataatttttgtTCTTGTCTTTAACCGTTTCTGTCACTGTGGCCTTGGCTGCCTTGTCATCctgatcaaaacaaaaacaaagattagaCCCGCCCGTTTCCCTTAAGCTGCagtctgattggctgatttgcAGCGCAGAGATTCTTATAATAGCGTTGTAAacctttattaatttcttttcacaAGTTAAAAATGTGTAGTTTAACAGTCATTCATTGTAAAACGAATTGCTGTTCAGCGGCTATGTATCATATTGCTGGAAGATAGCCAGATGACTGATTCATTACAGGGAAAGAAGGACTCATGCAAAGAAAAGTAATAAATCCAGCAAAGATATTATAAGTAAGAAAGTATCAATGTTACAATAAAAACGCATTAAATATTTCACTTGTTCAGTTTATCTAGTCAacattttttctaattaaatgtCAGAAAACTCTAAAAGTAGCTTTTATTAATCCCGTAAGCATTACTAAGAAAAATGGATTGCTTCATTGCATGGCAATTACTGGAATTGAGTCAGCATAACTGCTGTATAGCATGCAAATGAATGTAGACAGGCTTAAACTGGGACCGTCTGGAAGACAGCCAGCCTTTTGACTCTCagcacttgtttttttttcatccacatAAGATGTTTCCAATGTGggttagatatttttttaagctgGTTGGAGGCACATAATTAACATAAATTGATGTGCTTTGCTGTAGGAACCCGGATCATCTATGATCGTAAGTTTCTGCTGGACAGGCGTAATTCTCCCATTGCCCAAACTCCTCCAGCACACCTGCCTGTCATCCCAGGAGTGACCAGCCAAAATATCCTGAGTGAAAACCAGAAGAATGAAGCCAACAAccacaccaacaaccatgttgGCAAGCCCACAACAGGCAAGTCTTATCATATGGATTGAGTCTCCAATtcctgtctttttgttttttgttttttgttttttttgttttttgtctttttgtttggttcATAGCGTTAACCTATTCTACATATTAACCTTTTATTATCATGAAAAGTTCTGTCACTgtgtaatataaaatataaataatatgcAGTGATTagcaaaacatttatatttggtCAAAAAAGCCTCAAAGGGAACATGTCAACATTgaaactgtgatttttttttttttttttgttgtgaggAATACTGTAGATCTTCATTTTATATTTGGTgccagtaacacacacacacacctacccacatatatacacacaaaagaaaaagctgataaAAGCTCCCACAACAAAAAAAGTCCTTTCACATAAAGTCAGTCACAtcattgtatataaaaagagcATCTTTGAAagtaaaaacctttaaataatgTTTCTCAACATCGGATTGCAAAAGAATGAGAAATTTTATCATCTAAAAGACACAATAACATGGTAAAATTCAGATAATCTGGATAAATGTCTGAATACAAAGGACAAAGCTGAATATGAGTATTTAAGGGCTTTAACCCTCAGGTagttttccattaaaaacaacagacatAGAACTGTTTTGGAAATCACTGCACTGGTCCAGGAACACTTCTGAATACCAGTATCAGCGAGCTCAATTTGCTTCAGCGTCCACAAATGCAAGTTAAAAGTCTGCAACTTAAAGACCGAAACATAAAAAGCGATCCAGAAATGCAGCTTACTCGTCTGGACTGAAGTTAATTTAagataaactgaaataaattggAAAAACTGCTTTGTGGTTTCAGCAGTCAGAAATAGAGCATATTAATTGTCAGATAACATTGCagaatgaaatgagaaaaacattcCCTTTAAGGTGCAAACACAGGCAAACATACTTACATGCATCCTGCAAACCAACATAGACCAGCATTTTAACAATAGTGTATAAGTAactaaaagaagtaaaaatgtctaaatatgATAATGAGTTTGTGTTATGAATATTGCTTTCCAGATGTAGTGTAATGAAcataaacaagacaaacaaaaaagtgctATTTCACCATCAactacactgctcaaaaaaataaagggaacacttaaacaacacaatgtaactccaagtcagtcacacttctgtgaaatcaaactgtccacttaggaagcaacactgattaacaatcaatttcacatgctgttgtgcaaatggaatagacaacaggtggaaaatcataggcaattagcaagacacccccagTAAAGGAGTGATTCTGCAGGTGGtcaccacagaccacttctcagttcctgttttctggctgatgttttctggctgatgttttggtcacttttgaattctggcagtgctttcactctagtgcaGGGATCTCTAACTCCGgtcctcatgagctactgtcTTGCAGATtctggattctaccctgatgcaaaacacctgactcaaatcactgggtcattaacaggcttgtacagaggtgtagtaggagacatctaaaacctgcaggacagtagctcacaaggaccGGAGTTGTAAACCCCtgctctagtggtagcatgagacagagtctacaacccacacaagtgactcaggtagtgcagctcatccaggatggcccatcaatgcgagctgtggcaagaaggtttgctgtgtctgtcagcataGTGTCtagagcatggaggcgctaccaaTAGACAGGCCAGTActtcaggagacgtggaggaggccgtaggagggcaacaacccagcaacAGGACCACTACCTCCGCCTTTGTGcaaagaggaacaggaggagcattgccagagccctgcaaaatgacctccagcaggccacaaatgtgcatgtgtctgttcaaacggtcagaaacagactccatgagggtggtatgagggcccgacgtccacaggtgggggttgtgcttacagcccaacaccatgcaggacgtttggctagataacaccaagattggcaacttcgCCACTGGCGCCCTTTGCTCTTCAccgatgaaagcaggttcacactgagcacatgtgacagacgtgacagagtctggagacgccgtggagaacgttctgctgcctgcagcatcctccagcatgaccggtttggaagtgggtcagtaatggtgtggcatggcatttctttggggggccgcacagccctccatgtgcacACTAGAGGTAgactgactgccattaggtaccgagatgagatcctcagaccccttgtgtgACCATgtgctggtgcggttggccctgggttcctcctaatgcaagacaatgctagacctcatgtggctggagtgtgtaaGCAGCtcctgcaagacgaaggcattgatgctatggactggcccgcccgttccccagacctgaatccaacggagcacatctgggacatcatgtctcgctccatccaccaacgccatGTTTCACCACGGAGTGTTaatttagtgttccctttatttttttgagcagtgtatattcATTCACTCTCTGTATTACTTAGTCTATTATTGGTAAGTTGGAGAGAACAAACTCCACACACAAGGGCCACCACTCCCCAGGTTGAACGTCCCCCCAaccgaggcttgaaccagcagccttcttgctgtgaggctgcgttgccaaccaccacaccaccgtgcagccaaCACCATATATAAGTATTGagtatcattcattcattctctctgTACctcttagtccattacgggtcgcgagtaagctggagcctattccagcattaacaggtgagaggcagggtacacccgggacagttcaccagtccatcgcagagccaccacatagggacaaacaaccattcacacacgcaCTCACTTCCAGGAAGAAGAATTTAGaatcaccaattaacctaacatgcatgtctttggatagTGGGAGGATTGAATATCATAACTCTTTATTGACGTTAACCTTGGTCAAAGTTCGATAAACCTGTTGACACTGACTTTTAACTGTAAACTTAAACAGGAACAGGGATTTTATAATGTCCTCAAAAATTGCAGGCAGTTACATTATAAATTGTGTCCTAAATGAATAATTGTCTCTgagaattaaataataatagtttagttatatgttatatgtttATAGTCTAAAAAAACTCAGTCATATTTGAAATTTAAACATAAGTCTAAATATATTGAAAACAAGCAATGTTACTATATTTAAAagtgtatgtaaacatgtagtCTGGCCAAAACTGTATGAAAAAAGCTCTAGATATTGTGGTAAAGGATCATATCCCCACTTGAGATATGCCCTCAACTAATCTCACTTAATCTTAAAAGGACTAGGCACTGTACATGCTACATATTCCATCATATTCACATCTCTTTTAAACACTGTAGTGTACATTGTGTACAAGTGTATATTAATTCGGCTAAGTTCCTCATAAAGATGCTCTCATTCACATATTTGTCTCTTTAAGACATTTCAGAGATTGTGACTAAAACACAGTCAATTCAGAGTGCATGCCAACGTCTGGTCAAAGCATTTCCTGACTGTTACTCTACTctattaaatctttattttatagcTTCAGAATATTCCAAGGAAAGTAAAATTCAAATAACTTAAAGACAACTTTTGCATGGCGAATTTGGCTATACTTACATGTGTGATGGTCTGCTACAGAGAAAGCTAAAAGCAGTGTCAGACATACTTTGGTTTATGCTGTCATGTGAGATAGTTAATTTAAATGGCCAGGTTGAGCTCTAACCATGGACTGACTAATCGGCTGTTCATGTAACCTTACTGAAATACTGAAAGCATCTTCCCTCCATCACTCTGTAGTAAGAGACTGGGTGCTAAACTGGTCTTCCTACTTCTTAGACCAGAA from Melanotaenia boesemani isolate fMelBoe1 chromosome 16, fMelBoe1.pri, whole genome shotgun sequence carries:
- the ppa1b gene encoding inorganic pyrophosphatase, with the protein product MSFTVEERGNPNSLSYRLFFRNAEGKYISPFHDIPLYADESQNIFHMVVEVPRWTNAKMEIATKDILNPIKQDVKKGKLRFVANVFPHKGYIWNYGAIPQTWEDPAHKDGDTGCCGDNDPIDVCEIGSKVCSRGEVIRVKILGILAMIDEGETDWKVIAINVEDPEASGFNNISDVQRLKPGYLEATVDWFRRYKVPDGKPENCFAFNEEFKDKDFAIEVIRSTHNFWKALISQKTNAGELNCKNTCVSSGESPYCCSADEAKAAVGETCPCGKEELIPSSVDKWFYYEKK
- the eif4ebp2 gene encoding eukaryotic translation initiation factor 4E-binding protein 2; protein product: MSTSRQLSESRAIPTRTVLINDTTQLPHDYCTTPGGTLFSTTPGGTRIIYDRKFLLDRRNSPIAQTPPAHLPVIPGVTSQNILSENQKNEANNHTNNHVGKPTTGDDAQFEMDI